AATGGAAAATATTGCCGAATGAGGTCTTGTGTATTTTTGTTGCGTAAGTAGCACAATGTTTACTTAGTAAAGCAATTATTTCTTCCATATTTATACCTTCAGAATTGTTTTGTTTGCCTTCACTGAAGCTGCTTAATTCTCCTTGGTGGGCAGGTATTCAATCACGAAGGCATTTTGCATTGCCTTTGTGATGACTTTCTTTAGTGTGTTTGATGTTCCAGTGTTTTGGCCAATACTCCTTTTCTACTGGGTAGTCTTATTCACACTTACCATGAGAAGACAGATATCACATATGATCAAATACAAATATGTGCCATTCTCATTTGGGAAACAGGTAGATTCATATtctttttcattcaaaataacCACATTCCATAGATGTTGTCTGGTACTATGGTTAATAAATCATTACATCAGGTGGTGTTTCTAATGTATGATTATATCTTTATTGCTAATATGGTGTTCTGATTTTGTCCTTTCTATTGTTAGCGCTATGATGGAAAGAAAGCATCGGCTGAAAGCGCAGGCCATTCAACGGACTAAAATTTTCGGCTTGATTGAACGTTAATGGCTTCAGGTCACAGCCTTGCTGGTGGCTTGTTATCATCTGCAGTAAATTTTAACAGGTTGAGCAATCTGAGGATGTGATTGTAGAAGAAGATTGCATTGAGAATCCGACATTGATGTTGGCATCTTGATGTTCTACTTCCAAGTGAGCAATTGTTTGGACATCTTTGGAAGTTTTGACGCCCCAGTAATGTTTTAGCTTTGGGGaatatttggggtttttgaaGTCCTTTACATTCTCCTTTCCCCTTAGTGATAGTCCTTTCGTAGTGTAATAACGAAAATCAGACACAAAGCTTGTGGACAAGGAATCCCCTCATTATTATATTTGCAAATTGCAATGGGGTTATACTGATATATATTTTACGTTGTATTTTGTTATTCATTTGCTTCTCAAGAACCCTTAAATATGATGCAACTGACTAACTGAGTAATCTGTTCCCCGCATTTTATTATAAACAGCATAAATGAAGCCTAAGTTTTCTAACTTGCCAAACCTAAAAAAGATGTATTCAACCAACATTGTTTCCCAAGCATGTGAATAATCACAAATGGAGGTTGTAATAGCCAAACACAAATACTCACTCTGCCACAAATCAATCAGATTTCAATCTTCCCAACACACATACTCACTCTCTTAAGAAATGGGGACAATGCTAGAAATGAATTGATAAACATAAAATGTAAGACCCTGCAATGACACTTACTGTGGTGGTCTGTAATATCCATATATAGTATAATATGTTTGTGCAAAGGTGAGCAGCAACAATACAACAGCAGCAACCAAAGAAATAATGGCCCAAGGATTGCTGAAATAATTGTGTCTCAAGCTTGCACACCAAGTGTTCCATCTGTGGTTGTAATACCTATTCACATCCTCTGACAATGGTGAAAGGTAACTGTTATTGATGTCAAATACTACCTCTTGGCATAAGCGATTAAACAGGTCGGCTACTTCAGCATCACTTCCAAGCCAGTGCTCAATTATCCCACAGTAATGAAGGTACCCTACGTCCCCCGGAGAGTTGATCAAGTTGTCCATGAAGATCACATAAGAAGTAATGTCATTGTTACAATCTAGATGGCACTGCTCAAAGGCAATGAGGTTGAGGAACAAAGACTTTGTGCCATCGTGGATCAAGAGCCGTGGCATTCTCAGAATACCATCCTTGAATTTGATGTCCCAGAAGCGGTCCGTCTTCCTCTTCTTGAATGTGATTCCAGCCTCCTTAAGCTCTGTGACACAATGTATCAGTTGCTGGCGCCGTTTGTCAGCAACTCTATTATTAGACCTGCGTTTGATCCAAATTCTTGGTGCTGGTTGAGGCCCTGTGCGCAAGAGACTTCTCCTGAACACATCAAGGCAGTGAAGACCACCTTGATCAGATAAAGGATCAAAGGTATCAGTGCTTCTAAGCGACGATGCCAATTTGTTTCTGTCACTTTTTGTTAATGGCTCATCTGTTGGCATCAAAGGGTCAAAGAATCTGAGTGCTAGATTGGCAACAAGTCCTTTCAGGTCAGGGTTACCTAGTTGAATTCCTACAAGGCGGTCTAGCACAAACAAGGGAAGCTGATTTTCTAGCATGATCATGTCTCTCTGAATGGAATGCATCGATCCACGCATTGCGAAAACCGGATCGTTCCTAGAATAGCCGAGTTGTGTGAACCCTTCAGTAGCTCCTCTAAATAGCTCAAGGACAAAACAACCATCAAGAACCAACATCTCCACAAACTCATTGCTGCTCAAACTGATTGGCCCTTCATAGCAGGCGCGAGCTTTCTCTTCTATCTCTTTCATTGAATCAAGATATAGCCTAATGTCCTGCTTGGTACGCTTAAGGACACGATTAAGGGAACGCCATTTGTGGCGGTCCATTTGGCGAAGGCGCCTTTTGCCATGGTGGTAAGGTCCTAATGACACAATTTGTGGTGCAAAAGCTTTGTCATCGCCACCATCTCTTATGTAGTGAGGGATTTTGTATATTGATAGTTTGGCCCATGAACTCGCTGCGTCGTCTTGATTAGCCTGTTCTAGTTTTTCATTCATGGAGATCACCCATTCAGACTCTGCtgacttctcttcatcttcattGATGGCAATCTGCAATGGTTCTGAAGGCTCCTGCTGAAGCTTGTGCTGCTCTGGAAACTCAGTTGATCCGGTACCTTCATTAGGAGAAGCTGGAATTCCAGATTCTAAGGTTTCTTTGAGCTTCAGGGTGATTAGGTACCAGCTCAAGAGATCTTTGTTGAACACAGCTaccattttctttttaatagtGACTTTCAATGCTTCCTTTACTTTGtgatgattggatgaagactcaGTTGtgaatcataaaaatgaaggcATTTCAAATCAAACTATGGTGTGAAAGGAGATAAACcaaacatttcttttttttttttctttcttaacaTGATTTATGTAATTGACCTGAACCGATTGTGCAGCTCATATGGGACCCCTTTCAACCCAAATAAATAGCAGTAGTTAATgttatttaattagtatttattaaaattatttaatatatctaaatatttattataagatattacatttttattattttgattcaaTTATAAATATCCTCGTATATACAATTTGAATATACACAAACATTTTCTCTGTTATTTTCTTTTACCTTTTTAACAGTTAATTTTCTGATAACACTCAACTTTCAAGCATGATATAGTTCCAAGTTTATTCCAATTATAATTCGTATTTCCTATCGTATAGCATACCAGAATGGataaaattaaagttgcttCGACATGTTCAAAATGGTCAGAAATCGTATGCACGTGATGACCAATTGttattgtatttaatataaaaagaacacaagtgtgGTATGGATTAAGTAAAGGGAGGAAGAGGCAAACGGAAACGTGAACATTTGATGGTGGGAGAAACGTGAAAGAAATTCATAGTCATTGGATATTTAGGCTTAAGCTTCATTAATCATGACTTGTAGCGTGACTTAACTATtcatttaaacataaaaaaaagggagaaaaaataataaaatatgcaTATGATTTTTGTGTATAGAGTTAAATCTTTTAACTCCAAAAGCTAAGTGAATCTCTTTTTTCAGACATGAGTTCCTACCTCGTGCTTCAAGTGCAGCTAGCAGACATAGACCCCCCATCTATACCCTTTAGTCTTTACTCTTTACAGCTAAAACttgatttcaaatttaatttgagCACAGTTATCCATGCCAAATATGAGCAATTAATCTGTACTCCCAAGATTAGATGTgtttctttttttgttatttgataAACGTCTTGTATTTTATTACTATATAATAAGGATTTTTCGCTTTGATAAGCATATATTCAGTTCAGATGTCACATGTGcgactttattttattaaagcaATTAAAATATTCATGCTAGGCCCATCAAAATGTTAAGAACATTTATAATCTATTCATGCTAACATTGGCAGATGAAAATTAAATGTGTGTAGAAGGGACATGAAATAATAAAGTAGTTGGTGTACTTGTTATCATCTATCACTAGTAACTAATAATCATGGGCCACCTAAAGTTTAAAtggtgaattttttttttttatgctcCGAAAATAAAACGTGTTGTTTCAAGACATGAGTGGAATGCTCTGATTAGAATGATGAGGTGAATTGATATTATAAGAGCGTTGATGATGATTGGATATGAGGGCATCATTGCAATTCCACACTTGGCAAGTTGCGCTGTAACTTGATGTAGCCACATCTTCACCCCAATCACTTTCTCATGAGTTCCTCACCAACCAATTCTCCACATCATTCTCACTACCTCCCATATCCAACTACCAACAAACCATGGTCTATGCTTGATCCACTAGTCCCTGATCAAGAAATCACATATATCACAATTTTATTATATGGTTATGCATGTAAGGTTCATAAGCCATGCACTAATAGTTGATAAAGCTAGTGCAATAGTAATATGTATATCATTTTTGTAATGATTAAACATACTCACGGgcaaattagtaatatatatatatatatatatatatatatatatatatatatataattttacaattaaaatagaCCATATATCACTCTCTCATTATaattgaaatcaattttttttaagttaaagaATTTTATCTTCCTTCCtactaattttacaataaaaacGTGTTACATGTCACTCtctaattacaattaaaattaaatcattCCCTCCAAAAATAAAGAGTTCTTCTCTTATCTctactaattttacaaccaaaatgtgccacatattattattcattcattacaattgaaatcaaatattttcctccaaaattaaagagttctcCCCTCCTCCTTCTCCCTTTATCTATCATTCTCATTCCTTAAACTACTCTAtcttttttatatatcattatcaataaataattataaatttgacaatcaaaatatacaacatgatattttttaattatattaaaattaaaattaaaatattaaaattgaaattaaaatatagttatattatattatatattgttgtctaatttaataacaaaatgtgtcacatgacactcttattaaatttcagaaaaaatatttttttctaaaattaataaactacCTTCTTAAATTCTCTCATCTATCTCTCTccctttttctatttctctctaccCTTCTCACTTTATATATAATTCtgatatatttatatattattatctaattttttaataaccAAATGTGTCACATGACATTCTCTTATTCAAATTGAGAAAAGATATTTCtttccaaaattaataaattttcttcttaaattctctcatctatttctttccctttttctatttttctctaCTCTTTTCGGTTctcactctatatataatttgtaatttatattttatattagtaatttgacaaatcaaaatatgtcatcagatatttttaattataattaaaataaatttttttccttcaaaattaacaaacttCCTCTCTCATGttcatctttatctttctctctcttttctctcattctctattttttctatcttattgttctacaaaaaataaaattaacaaaataatataattcaaataaaaaatattattattatatacatattttttgtttttttatttagttttaaatttttactgtttacctttttaatttatatttatatttttctttttttaaatatttattaaatataatttaaagagaatactaatgttatgattaaaagttaaaatcaagattcaattgttttaaaaaaattaattttgagttaattttataactatcaatataattttttcatgctaatatttaattatatttttatatacataaagagaaaaatattagttttaaaTAACAAGCATAAAAATTTCTATTTATTCAACAGACTTAACACCTAATCAAAAGTATACAAGTTAAATCGTCTCAAATTTTAgataacaaatattaaaattaattattagtaataaATCAAACtctttcacataaaaataataactaaaaatcttattatttgaCTTTTTATCTATGAAGATCTTGGTCTTCTTAGCTGATGGAGACTTTTGTCCCTACAATCTTTTTGTAAAGGTAGTTTGATTCTGTAAATCTTTTGTGCTATAATCAATAATGTCAGAACAAAACCGAcataatttgaaaagatttatattcctgtaatgtaattacatataaaaatactaatagtTGATAAATTTAGTACAATAGTAATATGTATATCATTTTTGTAATGATTAAACATACTCATAGACAAATGAACTATTCTTTCTCTATttgttagagatataattatttatgttattatttttattaatttaaatttttaaaataaataattttatgatatagTATTAATGATCTATGTTCCAAAAATCTATAATTTGATCattgataaatttaaaaaaaaatataacataaagtaaattaaaaaaaaagtctaAGCTTAAATTTTTTAGACAAATTATGGAGTATTCTCATCAAATGGGGCAACGTAACATTCTCGTACCCATCAATTTTCACCACCTTACCGCTCTTCTGCATTAAAActaatattagttaattttttttttatttatccaaACGGCTAATCCAATAGGTTAAGAGTTAATTTATCACAGATTTAAACTCTATTTAATGGTCTGCTACTAACTAATGAGTTGCTACATACATAAAACGGGATTCGAATTCCTGACACTTGCTTAAGCAGATGAGTGAGCTGACTACTCGACCAACCCAAGTTGGTTAGCATTAGTTAATGTTAATCACGTAACTAGAGATTCAATCAACGCTTAGTTATGATTACAGACCCTGATAGGACCACATTGGGCCCTAAGGCCTTTCTTTGTATGGGTAGTAATCCTCTGTGTGGATGCCACCATTTTGGATGATAAAAGTACAGGCTTTGTCCATAACCATAAGGCCCTCATTACAACCATTGTGAGAACTGTCGCAATCCACAAAGTTCTAGCTCTGACAGAGAAACAAATTCACCGGTGACGACTTTTCTCATTGCTTTTACTGTTGTCATTGCTGAGAAAATACAACTTCCTTTCTGAAAACTCATAAAAGGCCCAAAGAAGCTTACGGCCCAACACCGGTGAAATAAAATGAagagtaaaatattattttaatcaacatatatattatatgcaaaaatttattaactaacaacAATCTTTTAATGAAGGTTATCATCagtatatatatagtaaaaGAGCAATACTAAGtgatcaataaaatttattatttttcgaatactaaattataaattttagacTCTAAAATCTAATCCTAATAACATAAAAGTGTCTATACCATGACCTAAAATGACCAAGACCAAAGCATAAAAGTGGACTTATAACCGTTGTTGGAATAAAATTAGGAATGTTTATGGATTTGATACAATTAAAGTTTTGATTTGATACATATTAAATTCATTAGATCATATCTACtatctatattttttatgttcAGATCTGATTTGtacatttttataataaaaagttaataaaaCTTAGTTTTCACTCTAAAAAAACttttattcattattttaaccttctttattcctaaaatattaataaactatttttttaaaataataaaaataaaataatacagcatatatatgaataataattattaattaaaataaaatatatattatttatttttttaatatctgATACTGATGTGCAGATCAGATTTTCAAatgagcaatgctagggggccagcaatttttgtgattgttagccatcaactagccatcaatgatgatttgatggtgtgagattgatatgagatttcatccaatggttCATCTTtttctgctggttacatgctcgccaaaattcaataaaactgctggccTCCTAGACTTTTCCTTTTCAAATATATGTGATATCTGCATTCTAATTCTATTAATGTATAGATAAATATCACGAAATTTTGATATGATCCGATTCATAAATACTCCTAGCTAAACCAAAGTCGCATAATTGAAAATGAGCGTCCCAAAGACGCGCAAGTCAACCAACTTAACTAGCCAAGAGTTCGGATGCCAAGACCGGATCCGACCTGACTTGAGGAGCAAACAACAACTCCCTCCATTATTTTGATTATCACCCAGTAAAATGATGATTGGTCATTAGTAAATGTAATCTTTTCTTAAGAGCAGTAGATGGTTATTCTTTATATTGTATGAAAGTCAACTTACATTGAGATGGTTATTCTTAAACATCCGAACACTTATTCGAAATGACTTCGGGTATTTATCATTCTATTCAACTTATTATACTTTAACTCTTGCTAATTTGAGCATTATAATCTCTTTCAAATATCTCTTACCTGCTCTTTCCATTAAACCACTCTTTCATCTTAATTTGAATAAGTTTAGTGTTTTTGACATTTTTTATCATTCAGCTTGCAGAGGCGTATTAAACCACTCTTTTATCTTAAcccatgacaacaataaagacGTCTCACGGGGGTGGCAAGCGGGAAAGCCCG
The genomic region above belongs to Arachis stenosperma cultivar V10309 chromosome 5, arast.V10309.gnm1.PFL2, whole genome shotgun sequence and contains:
- the LOC130981720 gene encoding UPF0481 protein At3g47200-like, with translation MVAVFNKDLLSWYLITLKLKETLESGIPASPNEGTGSTEFPEQHKLQQEPSEPLQIAINEDEEKSAESEWVISMNEKLEQANQDDAASSWAKLSIYKIPHYIRDGGDDKAFAPQIVSLGPYHHGKRRLRQMDRHKWRSLNRVLKRTKQDIRLYLDSMKEIEEKARACYEGPISLSSNEFVEMLVLDGCFVLELFRGATEGFTQLGYSRNDPVFAMRGSMHSIQRDMIMLENQLPLFVLDRLVGIQLGNPDLKGLVANLALRFFDPLMPTDEPLTKSDRNKLASSLRSTDTFDPLSDQGGLHCLDVFRRSLLRTGPQPAPRIWIKRRSNNRVADKRRQQLIHCVTELKEAGITFKKRKTDRFWDIKFKDGILRMPRLLIHDGTKSLFLNLIAFEQCHLDCNNDITSYVIFMDNLINSPGDVGYLHYCGIIEHWLGSDAEVADLFNRLCQEVVFDINNSYLSPLSEDVNRYYNHRWNTWCASLRHNYFSNPWAIISLVAAVVLLLLTFAQTYYTIYGYYRPPQ